The Malus domestica chromosome 10, GDT2T_hap1 nucleotide sequence aattgaaatgagttggaaaagtcatcaaataggacacgtgtcaacacctggcagaaacgacttatttcatctgggatattatattcaaaattaggccttggaaaattctataaatacaagcccatttcattcatttaagggaaccaattcatattacaccttgaagctctaaagctctgaaactccgaagctctcaagcatccaggttcccgaagaatcaagaaagccttcttcgttcttcgttcatcgttcttccaagatcaagcccaaacggccctttagatcaacaatcatccaccaattcaagatcaagccctgacggcccttgaagaaagtgttcttcgttcttcgttcatcgctctttcaagatcaagccccgacggcccttgaagaaaacaccatcgttcatcatccgttcatccaagatcaagcccaaacggccctttggatcaacaatcatccaccaattcaagatcaagccccgacggcccttgaagaaaacaccatcgttcatcatccgttcatccaagatcaagccccaacggccctttggatcaacaaacgtcgacaaatccacacatccaaccattcttcaagatcaagcccaaaagcccttgaagatccgttcatcactgttcttcaagatcaagcccaaacgcccttgaagatccgctcaaatccaccttcaaagatcaagcccacgaccctttgaagaaacttccaactgttcatctaagatcaagcctcgacgacccttggatcaacgaaacacccacaaatacacaccttacggagatcgaatcagatgatcaaaatagagagagattgtaacccaaaatcatcaaaattacaaatatttgtttgtgcacgttgttcttgtctctttcgtttcaggaattttccgtgttcacagttactatttactttaccctttattttgtccttatcgttaaaactcaaagttttcaagcccttttcattagtatTCCTTAAAAAATATGGTGGGATGTATAGGGTTTAGGTAAGTGGTTATTGTAAAACTTCTAAATTAGAAAGATAACTAGTATGCATACTACAATGATTCTCTCCAATAATGAATATCCCTTAAATCCCAAACTTTTCATTCTTTGTAGAATGAAGTACCCTTGCAAAGTAATTtgatttggtttaaattttaaacGAAATAAGAAAGTTTTGAGTGTCACCAGTTGTATACAATTATgcgttttttttctctttctttacaTGACATAGCTCGTTACCCTAAAAAATAGAGTAGATTTTCTGAGAATTGTAGTATTAATGAATTTCGCTAGAGAGAAGGTGGTGTCATGAATgagaaaataatcaaattaacAAGAGGGGGATATATAGGTATgggttctctctctttctttttttttctttttttgttttttggaaaaaaaacgGGACGAGCTGATGGCTTCGTCACTATAGTTCACTCTTTTGGAGGCCAGAAAGACTTATAGAGGTATTTCAGCCTCTCATAGTCACAATCGTGTGATTAACCATCAAGAATCGAACCCAAGACGTGCCGTGTGAAATACGAACTTAGAATTCGTCTCCAACTACTAGACCGTCCCATGATGGTTGTACCTATGGTTTTTCATATTTGTGAAAAATAGTATGGTAGGTTGGGTCCTCAAGGGTTTTTGATAATTTGAAGGTGGGGCTTTGAGACTAATTGGGAAGTTGGTGGTAGAGATATGGGGATACTACGCACAGTTGTTAGTTCCCTTCACGCTTTTTAAATAGTTTCCTGGGCTTTTAACTAAAGAAGTGATAGGTTACCCACCACTCCCTATCTCTCTTATTTCTCCTCCTCTCAGAGCTTATCCATCTCCTCCCAAATGATAATTCAATCCCCTTCTTCAACAAAGAGACAAACCCCCCAACCCAATAAAGAATCTAACAACTGGTTCAAATATCAAATCTCAATAATGGATTGGTGATTTCATAGATGACTGGATATTTAAAAACAATTGTTtatagaaattaataaaaaagaaactaTGCTTTTTTGAATATCTCCAACAAGGAGGGTAAGGATTGACTACACTATCATGTTCAAGTCTTGAAGCAAAATCATTATAGTTTCGAAGATATAAGTTAAGTCAATTTAGTGTGCTTGATATCTTATTTTTCAAGTTTAAATTCTCTTTCTCTTATATCAAAATAGTTTAAAGAGagattttggatgcggtccttaattatgaatattatttgattgaaaccttattggtttttaatttttgatcaaggtctctaaaattaatgtgataatttatttctatgtacgttactatattttttaaattaaaaattagaaattttagttgtttatataaatgacattttaaataaataaaaaaccataatttgagggattaaaaatattaaaatataaatatactattgtgtgtgtgtatacaaacatgggtacatttgtcaaaattaaccaaaaaaatttgtatcaaaacatggatacattcttcaaaatcacaataaaaaagatattaggcttaataacattagtaaatttcttcgattaaacttgacatggatacattttaaaataaaagaaaaaagaatgtacccatataagtttaaaaatggattagaaaaaaattgaatagattttatataaaaaaaagggtacattttacatataacaaattggtatatttaagaatgagtacattttaagattaaaaagttttatatgaatgggtacatataattagcatgggtacatttatcaaaataaaaagtgcaaatacaaaaaaatatatgggtacaaattaaaactgaaaagaaaattggtacaaattaaaaaagaattacaaattaaaaatgggtacaaactaaaactaaaaatatatgataaaaaaatttagtcataaatataaatatactgattgtaacatttttaacattaaatgaatatatttagaaatataaaaaaaattattataattaatgatgttatcaATACCcaaggactttgatcaaaaattgaaaaggaatatgattttaatcaatggagtagcaaaaggaaggatgagaacctaatttctcctagtttaaaatatcatttttgtcaaaattaaaaaaagaaacaacaatATTGCTCTTAGTTGAAAAACAAAGAAGTgtcattattttgagtttggAAGAGAAATacacaaaaatctcaaaaaccaTTTCCCTATCTTTGGGTATACAAAGAtcccaataaaaaaattgagttagtgctatccacacacataTTTTATCTCTTGCAcaccttttttaattttcaatatttaaatcgaataaattaaaaaaaaaatcaatgaacaAAAGTATgcaagaaatataaaaaaaaggtatgTTAATAGCATCACACTCTTACTTAAAGTCGCTAGTAGCAACAACCACCATAACATGGCATTAAACCCTTTTGAAGATCTGGTATGAATCTGACAAATCCCAATTTGTCCttttaaatagaaaaagaaagggaaataacatggctcaaatttttttctaaaacaataaacataaaaataactCACATTCTAGTAAATATGATCATAGGCATTCATCATCAATCAGCTCTGTACTGGTATTATACTAAAATATGCACCAACCGTCataaaaattagagaaaaaagTAGAGAGCTTTGATGGGATAATTAGCAAAAGCAAtctctttctctcatttctctccacTCTcattccaactacatcttacaattttttaatttttcatgactcatTAATTAACCTCATTTCATCTCCAAGCTTCTGTAATCCAAGACCCCATTTTTCAACCCCAAGAAATCATAACCAATATTGGTGGTGCCACTGGTGGCGCCACCAATAGCATCCCTCCCACAGCTGCAGTTCTTTGCATCTTGAAGCCCCAAACTGCAAGAAAAGCAGAGTCCCCGCCCTCCACTCTTCAAACCGTCACTGGGTTGCTGAGGCTGGCAGGGAGGGCTGATTTGAAGGTCAAGATTCAAGTCAGGGCACCTTTCCTGAACTGGGTTTTTTGAATCTTTGCAAACAAGCCCATTGGTTATGGAGATTTTTTTATCCTCTTCTTTGATATTTGCAGAAGCGGCAGCAAAAGAAATTGTGGTTGCAGATTCCTGAGGTGTCTCATTGAGTGGCCTGTGAGTTGTGGGGTCAATCCCTC carries:
- the LOC103426993 gene encoding myb-related protein 308-like, whose product is MGRSPCCEKAHTNKGAWTKEEDDRLIAYIRAHGEGCWRSLPKAAGLLRCGKSCRLRWINYLRPDLKRGNFTEEEDELIIKLHSLLGNKWSLIAGRLPGRTDNEIKNYWNTHIRRKLLTRGIDPTTHRPLNETPQESATTISFAAASANIKEEDKKISITNGLVCKDSKNPVQERCPDLNLDLQISPPCQPQQPSDGLKSGGRGLCFSCSLGLQDAKNCSCGRDAIGGATSGTTNIGYDFLGLKNGVLDYRSLEMK